Below is a genomic region from Desulfobacter sp..
TTTAAAATCGCCTTTATAATACCAGCCCACCCCGAGATTGGAATACAACCCCTTAAGCTCCTTGTTTATCTTCAAGGCCGCCTCAAAATCCGTGATGGCCTTATCATACCGGCCAAGTCGCATATACCCGACCCCCCGGTTTCTCAGGGCATCTGCATTATCAGGCTGCTCCACAATCAGACGGGTGAACACCTCAATGGCCTTGTCAAATTTGTCCTGACTAAGCAGGGCAACCCCCTGGTTAAACAAGGGGTTGTCATAAAATTTATCCGGGGCTGCAATAGCCGGCCTGCCAGGGTCAAAACAAATCGGGCCAAACCAAATCAGGACAAAACTTAAAACAATTAATATTTTCATGGCCCCTCCAAATGTTATATTCCTGAATAGCCGATTCTATAATCTGAAATATTTAAACACAACAAAAAATCATCGATTAAAGCCCGCCTCTTTTTGCACCCCTTTATTTTTATTGAATGGGGCCCGTAAAATTAAAAAGTATAGACAACCCGCCCACGCTTTGATAAGAGTACACTTGCCCCGTATATCCTCATTTTAAGGAAACCCATTATGATCACCATCCCAAAACCAGTGACCAGGTTCGGCAGCCGAAGCATTACAGAACAAGAACTTGAACATATAAAACAAACCATTGATATGTTCGGCAACTTAAGCGTAAAAGAACTGACCCATACCATTTGCGAACACCTGAACTGGCGGACACCTTCGGGCACAAACAAATGGGATGCCTGCGCAAAAATGCTAAGAGCCTTTGAAAAAAAAGGTGAATTTAAACTGCCTGCCAAACGCTTACGATCAAAACCAAAACCCAAAAGCATTGTCCATTCAAAAAAAACAGATCCCAGTGCCCTGCTCTCCTGCGACCTGAAAGAACTTGATCAAATCTGCCTGACAGAGGCTGACACCCGTGAACAAAAAGAACTCTGGAACGAGTATACCGACCGATACCATTATCTGGGATATAAAAAGCCCTTTGGCTACAGAATCCGTTATTTTATCACCTCCGGGGACAGAATTTTAGGCTGCCTGCTGTTTTCAGGCGCAGCAAAAACCTTGGCCCGGCGGGACAGATGGATCGGCTGGTCTTCATCGCAAAGGGAGCAGACCCTGCCATGGGTGATCAATAACTCCCGGTTTTTAATTTTTCCCTGGGTACGGATCAAAAATCTGGCCTCCCATGTTCTTGGCAAAGCAGATGCCAGAGTGGCCAAAGACTGGAAACGCAAATGGGGGTTTTCTCCGGTGCTCATGGAGACCTTTGTGGACCCGGCGCATTACCCGGGCACCTGCTATCTTGCCGCCAATTGGAAATATATCGGCATGACCACGGGAAAAGGACGTGTTCGAAACCATGCATCCTATAAAACCAGCCCTAAAAAGATTTTTGTGCACCCGTTGACCCGCCAGTTTTCCACCCGGCTTTGCCTGGGCCTGGACACCCCCCGCCCTGATCTGCCGTTTGCCGGACACAGGGCTTAGACCCGACAAATATTTGATTAAGCCCTTGACAAACCAAGAAAAAAAGCGTAGGGATACTTTTTCATATATTTAGGCAATAATCTGGATTCAATTTAATAAAATCGTAATAAAAATATAGTAACAAATATATGACAATGCCTTTGGCAATGGTTGTACCTTTTTATTCACTTAAGGATGAGATAAAATGATCAAAGATCTTAAACGGGTAAGAAATATCGGAATCAGTGCTCATATTGATTCGGGTAAAACCACACTTACTGAAAGGATTCTCTTTTATACGGACAGAATCCACAAAATCAATGAAGTCAGGGGAAAAGACGGTGCCGGCGCTGTCATGGACTCCATGGAACTGGAAAAAGAAAGAGGAATCACCATTGCCTCTGCTGCCACCCATACGGAGTGGGACAACCACGGTATCAATATTATTGATACACCGGGCCATGTGGATTTCACAGTTGAAGTCGAGCGTTCCCTAAGGGTCCTGGACGGGGCTGTGCTCATCCTCTGCTCTGTATCAGGCGTTCAGTCCCAGTCCATCACTGTTGACCAGCAGATGAAACGGTATCAAGTTCCCTGTATTGCCTTTGTCAACAAGTGTGACCGTTCAGGAGCCAATCCGGCCAAAGTCAGTGATCAGCTCAAGGAAAAACTGGGTCACAACTCCGTTATGATGCAGCTTCCCATCGGCCTTGAAGACCGGCACGAAGGTGTTGTGGACCTGGTCACCATGAAGGCCTACTATTTCGAAGGCGACAACGGGGAGAAGATGGTTGAAAAACAGATCCCCGAAGATATGCTTGACGAGGCCCAAATGGCCAGAGAAGAGATGCTGGACGAGGTTTCCCTGTTCTCTGAAGAACTGACCGATGCCCTTTTAGAAGAGTCAGACATCACAGAGGAGATGATCAGGTCAGCTGTCAGAACCGGTACGATCTCCCGTCAGATGACCCCTGTTTTCCTCGGGTCAGCCTATAAGAACAAAGCGGTTCAGCCCCTGCTCAACGCAGTGGTCAGCTACCTGCCCTCTCCTTTGGATATTGAGAACGAAGCCATTGACCTGGACAAAAACGAAGAGGCTGTGATTCTTGAGAGTGATTTTGACAAACCCACTGTGGCCCTTGCCTTTAAGCTTGAAGACGGTCAATACGGCCAGCTGACCTATATCCGGGTATACCAGGGATGTATTAACAAAGGCGACACCCTGATCAACTCCCGTGACGGTAAAAAAGTCAAAGCAGGACGCCTTATCCGCATGCATTCCAATCAGATGGAAGATGTGGACTCCATTCCAGCCGGCCACATCGGCGCCATGTTCGGCATTGATTGTGCCTCGGGTGACACCTTTGTCTCACCTGACGTTAATTATTCCATGATCGCCATGAATGTTATGGAACCGGTAATCTCTTTGTCCATCATGCCCAAGGACAACAAAGCCCAGATCAACATGTCCAAGGCGTTGAACCGGTTTACCAAGGAGGATCCCACATTCAAAACCTATGTGGACCATGAAACCGGAGATACCATCATCCAGGGCATGGGCGAACTTCACCTGGAAGTCTATGTTGAAAGGATGAAACGCGAATACCAGGCAGAAGTTGAAACCGGAAAACCGCGGGTTGCCTACAGGGAGACCATCACCCGCAAGGCCCCGTACAACTACACCCACAAAAAACAGACCGGTGGTTCAGGACAGTTTGGCCGGGTGCTCGGGTTCATAGAACCCTGTGAAGAAGAATTTGAATTTGTCAATAAGGTGACCGGCGGC
It encodes:
- a CDS encoding elongation factor G; this encodes MIKDLKRVRNIGISAHIDSGKTTLTERILFYTDRIHKINEVRGKDGAGAVMDSMELEKERGITIASAATHTEWDNHGINIIDTPGHVDFTVEVERSLRVLDGAVLILCSVSGVQSQSITVDQQMKRYQVPCIAFVNKCDRSGANPAKVSDQLKEKLGHNSVMMQLPIGLEDRHEGVVDLVTMKAYYFEGDNGEKMVEKQIPEDMLDEAQMAREEMLDEVSLFSEELTDALLEESDITEEMIRSAVRTGTISRQMTPVFLGSAYKNKAVQPLLNAVVSYLPSPLDIENEAIDLDKNEEAVILESDFDKPTVALAFKLEDGQYGQLTYIRVYQGCINKGDTLINSRDGKKVKAGRLIRMHSNQMEDVDSIPAGHIGAMFGIDCASGDTFVSPDVNYSMIAMNVMEPVISLSIMPKDNKAQINMSKALNRFTKEDPTFKTYVDHETGDTIIQGMGELHLEVYVERMKREYQAEVETGKPRVAYRETITRKAPYNYTHKKQTGGSGQFGRVLGFIEPCEEEFEFVNKVTGGRIPTQFISSCEKGFLGCMEKGPNLEFPVTGIKVTLEDGAFHAVDSSEMAFQAAARGGFLEAYNKAKPVIMEPIMKVVIETPNEFQGACMGLINQRRGIIQGSQEEGVMSVVESQVPLSEMFGFSTVLRSGTQGKAQFTMEFSTYKQVPQSVAEEIAKKKAEEKAAKNK
- a CDS encoding tetratricopeptide repeat protein, whose translation is MKILIVLSFVLIWFGPICFDPGRPAIAAPDKFYDNPLFNQGVALLSQDKFDKAIEVFTRLIVEQPDNADALRNRGVGYMRLGRYDKAITDFEAALKINKELKGLYSNLGVGWYYKGDFKKAIDYYNQEIALRPNNSYAYFNRAISWAKLDQFDSSLEDVNKSLDLFSGHYLVWCLQGDLLVKKRG
- a CDS encoding DUF4338 domain-containing protein is translated as MITIPKPVTRFGSRSITEQELEHIKQTIDMFGNLSVKELTHTICEHLNWRTPSGTNKWDACAKMLRAFEKKGEFKLPAKRLRSKPKPKSIVHSKKTDPSALLSCDLKELDQICLTEADTREQKELWNEYTDRYHYLGYKKPFGYRIRYFITSGDRILGCLLFSGAAKTLARRDRWIGWSSSQREQTLPWVINNSRFLIFPWVRIKNLASHVLGKADARVAKDWKRKWGFSPVLMETFVDPAHYPGTCYLAANWKYIGMTTGKGRVRNHASYKTSPKKIFVHPLTRQFSTRLCLGLDTPRPDLPFAGHRA